A genome region from Clostridium sp. JN-9 includes the following:
- a CDS encoding transposase, with the protein MENKKCTDINILSYFASLRHDSERKCPYCGCTHTVLYGKYNDKQRYICKSCKKTLNDFTNTPIARTHFPEKWEAFIKCTIEGLSLKAAAREIGVSYVTLFYWRHKLLSALKMVKQNKMQGKFELENFFLKFSRKGQKGIEHDEKRVHDQSVSYINISNNKVCVITALDSHKNIYSRAVGTERMNAMDMENYIGKILNKNKQAVSRPKSFFAMFFKRKKIREINKYLDNSSEAVKYRCDCMEWMYRFRGVATKYLNNYLSLFKFLKNVNFNNILSAINKFIEEISKINIQNTYINMRNAEVSFN; encoded by the coding sequence ATGGAGAATAAAAAATGTACTGATATAAATATATTATCTTATTTTGCTTCATTAAGACATGATTCTGAAAGAAAATGCCCATACTGTGGCTGCACCCATACAGTGCTATACGGAAAATACAATGATAAACAAAGATATATATGCAAAAGCTGCAAAAAAACCCTTAATGATTTTACAAACACGCCAATTGCAAGGACTCATTTCCCTGAAAAGTGGGAGGCATTCATTAAGTGTACCATTGAGGGCTTATCCCTTAAGGCGGCAGCCCGGGAAATTGGCGTTTCTTATGTAACACTATTTTACTGGAGGCACAAGCTGCTCTCTGCTTTAAAAATGGTTAAACAAAATAAAATGCAGGGAAAGTTTGAACTTGAAAATTTTTTCTTAAAATTCTCCCGGAAGGGACAGAAAGGCATTGAACATGATGAAAAGAGAGTTCATGATCAAAGCGTAAGTTACATTAATATCAGCAATAATAAAGTCTGCGTTATTACAGCACTGGATTCACATAAAAATATTTATTCCAGAGCAGTTGGCACAGAACGTATGAATGCAATGGATATGGAAAATTATATTGGAAAAATATTAAATAAAAATAAGCAGGCAGTCTCAAGACCGAAAAGCTTTTTTGCCATGTTCTTTAAAAGAAAGAAAATAAGGGAGATCAATAAATATCTTGATAATAGCTCTGAAGCAGTAAAATATAGATGTGACTGCATGGAATGGATGTACCGTTTTAGAGGAGTAGCAACGAAATATTTAAATAATTATTTGAGCTTATTCAAATTCTTAAAGAACGTTAATTTTAATAATATTTTATCTGCGATAAATAAATTTATAGAAGAAATAAGTAAAATTAATATTCAAAATACATATATAAATATGAGGAATGCTGAAGTCAGTTTTAATTGA
- a CDS encoding IS1182 family transposase gives MRKYINSHKNYTLYRGNYQLKLPLNIEYMIPNNDSVRLLSQFVEEMDLTDLYSTYSRIRENQATPRQMLKIVLYSYMNHNYSSRAMELSCKRDVNFMYLLEGSPAPDHSTFARFRSIHFAPCSETIMAEMSNFLYEIGEISGDTIFIDGTKIEACANKYTFVWKKAVSKNLERLLSKLADFVAECEKLYGIKLVYENKVKMKHVKKLRKKLYALKKEENIEFVHGCGKRKTPIQRSIEKLEEYLRKLKEYTQKIHTCGKRNSYSKTDKDATFMRMKEDAMKNGQLKPGYNVQNGVDSQYIVWVTVCDKPGDTTTLIPFIKSMENSLYFKYFKIDADSGYESEENYLYIKENGQLSYIKPANYEISKTRKYKHDISRIENMDYTELGDYYTCKNNKKLTVNKIVKRKSKTGYISEKTIYTCEDCSNCVYKSKCIRGHNCKTPLEERVKNLETSKLFNMLRKEDLERIISDDGCELRMNRSIQAEGSFGEIKQDMGFRRYLCKGKKNVLAESILLAMAHNINKLHNKIQLDRTETHLFPLKKGA, from the coding sequence ATGAGAAAATACATTAATTCACACAAAAATTATACTTTATATCGTGGAAATTATCAATTAAAACTTCCATTAAATATTGAGTACATGATTCCCAATAATGATTCAGTGCGTTTGCTAAGTCAATTTGTAGAGGAGATGGATTTAACAGATTTATATTCGACTTATTCCCGAATAAGGGAAAATCAGGCTACGCCACGTCAGATGCTGAAGATTGTACTTTACTCCTATATGAATCATAATTATTCATCAAGAGCAATGGAGCTATCCTGCAAAAGAGATGTAAATTTCATGTACCTTTTAGAAGGCTCACCAGCACCAGATCATTCTACTTTTGCAAGATTTCGTAGTATTCATTTTGCCCCGTGCTCAGAAACAATAATGGCTGAAATGTCAAATTTTCTTTATGAGATTGGAGAAATATCAGGAGATACTATATTTATTGATGGTACAAAGATAGAGGCATGTGCTAACAAGTATACTTTCGTCTGGAAAAAAGCAGTTTCAAAAAACCTGGAGAGATTACTTTCTAAATTAGCTGATTTTGTAGCCGAATGTGAGAAATTGTATGGAATAAAGCTTGTATACGAAAACAAAGTAAAAATGAAACATGTAAAAAAGCTACGCAAAAAGCTTTACGCCTTGAAAAAGGAAGAAAATATTGAATTTGTACATGGATGTGGTAAAAGGAAAACTCCTATTCAACGTTCTATTGAAAAACTTGAGGAATACCTTAGAAAGTTAAAAGAATATACACAGAAAATCCATACCTGCGGTAAACGTAATAGCTATTCCAAGACAGATAAAGATGCAACCTTTATGAGGATGAAAGAGGATGCTATGAAAAATGGTCAGTTAAAACCAGGTTACAATGTTCAGAATGGAGTAGATTCCCAATATATAGTATGGGTTACTGTTTGCGATAAGCCTGGGGACACAACAACATTGATTCCATTTATAAAAAGCATGGAGAATTCCTTGTACTTTAAGTATTTTAAAATTGATGCGGATTCAGGTTACGAGAGTGAAGAAAATTATCTTTATATCAAAGAAAATGGACAGCTATCATATATTAAACCAGCAAATTATGAAATATCAAAAACAAGAAAATATAAACATGATATAAGCAGAATAGAAAACATGGATTATACTGAATTGGGCGATTATTATACTTGCAAAAATAATAAGAAACTAACAGTAAATAAAATAGTAAAAAGGAAAAGTAAGACTGGCTATATAAGTGAAAAAACAATCTATACTTGTGAGGACTGCAGTAACTGTGTTTACAAGAGTAAATGCATAAGAGGACATAACTGTAAAACGCCATTAGAAGAAAGGGTTAAAAATCTTGAGACTTCAAAACTATTCAACATGCTTCGCAAAGAGGATCTTGAAAGAATTATAAGTGATGATGGTTGCGAGTTGAGAATGAATCGAAGTATTCAAGCCGAAGGCTCTTTTGGAGAGATAAAACAGGATATGGGATTTCGTAGATATCTATGCAAAGGTAAAAAGAATGTTTTGGCAGAAAGTATTTTGTTAGCAATGGCACATAATATAAATAAGCTACATAATAAAATTCAGTTAGATAGAACTGAAACACATCTTTTTCCACTTAAAAAAGGTGCATAA
- a CDS encoding PAS domain-containing sensor histidine kinase: protein MEEGYEMIDFYETLPFGFVLLKGKNFVINYINSKALCYINDNNLYSSVECLNFPESLMNKIRYCHNNKKSVRINSILYNNSFYAMVINSVDDDIQLYIYDITNEYNFAEKIKGEREKFLSISTELKTKCDIIEILRNREKEHLMHLKDVMNNISEGIIVLDSNGKISLCNQSVNKILDIKLIDLIDIRNLTRKYIITNEDNQISVRRLYNYFFKDNLPVRNMVLKFISRHSSMIKYIEINSNPIYNNDKLTYTIYTLKDVTENKMHQINSEEQSGFIKNVVNTLDIPLVVIDYPDMKFKLINKKYDELFNRYPYQFKIDDILGNGLREILPGCENNYLYNIVKSVGHDKKSITYSPCLIKDSNGNKRYYKLSFIPYVYNEDKVRIHIHGSDITEEINHNMELEKLNKMKDEFFTVISHELRTPLTIIYSSLQLAYDIYNDEITENINKTLGRISQNCSRLLKLINNILDISKAEAGFLSLNNTEFDIVNHSESIVNSANLYAENKNISLIFDTNEEECSVLLDKDKYEKILLNLLSNAIKFTPEGKEILVTLNIKKEYFYLIVKDQGVGIPKDKIDFIFDRFAQVNSSLSRRAEGTGLGLALVKKIVHLMGGNIEVHSEPQKGSEFIVKFKKEASTFESINSHVIINEDMNDKLNIEFSDIN from the coding sequence TTGGAGGAAGGCTATGAAATGATTGATTTTTATGAAACATTACCCTTTGGCTTTGTGCTGTTAAAAGGGAAGAATTTTGTAATAAATTATATAAACAGCAAAGCCTTATGTTATATTAATGATAATAATTTATATTCCAGTGTAGAATGCCTTAATTTTCCCGAAAGTTTAATGAATAAAATAAGATATTGCCATAATAATAAAAAAAGTGTACGCATAAACAGCATACTGTATAATAATTCTTTTTATGCTATGGTAATAAACTCAGTGGATGATGATATACAATTATACATTTATGACATTACCAATGAATATAATTTTGCTGAAAAAATAAAGGGCGAAAGAGAGAAATTTTTAAGTATATCTACAGAATTAAAGACAAAATGCGACATAATTGAAATTTTAAGAAATAGAGAGAAAGAACATTTAATGCATCTCAAAGATGTTATGAATAATATTTCCGAGGGAATAATTGTATTAGATTCTAATGGAAAGATAAGTCTATGCAATCAGTCTGTAAATAAAATACTGGATATTAAGCTTATAGATTTAATTGATATCAGGAATCTAACAAGAAAATATATAATTACAAATGAGGACAACCAAATAAGTGTAAGAAGGCTGTACAATTATTTCTTTAAGGATAATTTACCAGTTAGAAATATGGTTTTAAAATTTATATCAAGGCACAGCAGCATGATAAAATACATAGAAATAAACAGTAATCCAATATACAACAATGATAAATTAACATACACTATATATACATTAAAGGATGTAACTGAAAATAAAATGCATCAGATTAATTCTGAAGAACAGTCGGGATTTATTAAAAATGTGGTAAATACCCTTGACATACCACTGGTTGTAATAGATTATCCTGATATGAAATTTAAACTCATAAATAAAAAGTATGATGAATTATTTAACCGCTATCCATATCAATTTAAAATAGATGATATTTTAGGCAATGGACTTAGAGAAATTCTGCCCGGCTGCGAAAATAATTACCTGTATAATATAGTTAAGTCTGTTGGACATGATAAAAAAAGTATTACTTACTCTCCTTGCTTAATTAAAGACAGCAATGGAAATAAAAGATATTATAAGCTTAGTTTTATACCATATGTGTATAATGAAGACAAGGTTAGGATTCATATTCATGGATCAGATATAACAGAAGAAATAAATCATAATATGGAACTTGAAAAATTAAATAAAATGAAAGATGAATTTTTTACTGTAATTTCTCATGAATTAAGGACTCCACTTACAATTATTTATTCTTCACTTCAGCTGGCATATGATATATATAATGATGAAATAACTGAAAATATTAATAAAACCCTTGGGAGAATAAGTCAGAATTGCAGCAGACTTTTAAAGCTGATTAATAATATACTTGATATATCTAAGGCTGAGGCAGGATTCTTAAGCTTAAACAACACAGAATTTGATATAGTTAATCATAGTGAAAGTATTGTTAATTCTGCAAATCTTTATGCTGAAAATAAAAATATAAGTCTTATATTTGATACTAATGAAGAAGAATGCAGTGTATTACTGGATAAGGATAAATATGAAAAAATTCTTTTAAATCTTTTATCCAATGCAATAAAATTTACCCCTGAAGGTAAGGAAATATTAGTAACACTTAATATAAAAAAGGAATATTTTTATTTGATTGTTAAAGATCAGGGAGTAGGAATTCCTAAGGACAAAATTGACTTTATCTTTGACAGATTTGCTCAGGTAAACAGTTCACTATCAAGAAGGGCTGAAGGAACTGGACTTGGACTTGCTCTTGTTAAAAAAATTGTTCATCTTATGGGTGGAAATATTGAGGTACACAGTGAACCTCAGAAAGGCTCAGAATTCATTGTGAAATTTAAAAAAGAAGCTTCTACTTTTGAAAGTATAAATTCCCATGTTATTATAAATGAAGATATGAATGATAAATTAAACATAGAATTCTCTGATATCAATTAA
- a CDS encoding pitrilysin family protein, translating into MEIRGVKSLEKFTLKNGIKIIYEHRDSQLTSFTIGFNAGAVEEHGFKIGTAHAVEHMVSKGTKTRTENDINKACHKIFGFENAMTNYSYAVYFGTCLYKDFEKALDLFSDMLINPIFPEKGFREEMNIILEELKEWKDDPLQHCEDMAYFNGFTKRRIKNLIIGTEESIKSIKLDDVASFYRKFYSPDNCIIGVVSSLTFNEVVKAADCYFGSWQNIFKEINKVVYEKNIAGIFTEKNKGANGAKIVYTFDIHDLDEKEIKALNLFNNYFGQGTNSILYDEIRTKNGLAYDVYSKVNSDRGIDMFNIYLGTSKENVNKSINIINETIETIKSSAYTFNNGIISDLYKNMQLRMALRLENGVQLSKDLVCNELMYGNAENVYTQVKNNDDIDWEQIWKVINKVLNEPTVQIVTP; encoded by the coding sequence TTGGAAATAAGAGGTGTAAAAAGTTTGGAAAAGTTCACATTAAAAAATGGAATAAAAATAATATATGAGCATAGAGATTCACAGCTGACATCTTTCACTATAGGATTTAATGCAGGTGCAGTGGAAGAGCATGGATTTAAAATAGGAACTGCTCATGCAGTTGAACATATGGTATCAAAGGGCACTAAGACCAGAACAGAAAATGACATAAATAAAGCCTGTCACAAAATTTTTGGATTTGAAAACGCTATGACAAATTATTCATATGCTGTATATTTTGGAACTTGTTTGTATAAAGATTTTGAAAAAGCATTAGATTTATTTTCAGATATGCTGATAAATCCCATATTTCCTGAAAAAGGATTTAGGGAGGAAATGAATATAATCCTTGAAGAGTTAAAGGAATGGAAGGACGACCCATTACAGCATTGTGAAGATATGGCATACTTTAATGGCTTTACAAAAAGAAGAATTAAGAATTTAATAATAGGAACTGAAGAAAGTATAAAATCTATTAAATTAGATGATGTTGCAAGTTTCTATAGGAAATTTTATTCCCCTGATAATTGTATAATAGGAGTTGTTTCTTCTCTGACATTTAATGAAGTTGTAAAAGCAGCAGACTGCTATTTTGGATCATGGCAGAACATCTTTAAAGAAATTAATAAAGTTGTATATGAAAAAAATATTGCAGGTATATTTACTGAAAAAAATAAAGGAGCTAATGGAGCTAAAATAGTATATACTTTTGATATTCATGATTTAGATGAAAAAGAAATAAAAGCATTAAATCTATTTAATAACTATTTTGGGCAGGGAACAAACAGCATATTATATGATGAGATAAGAACTAAAAATGGCCTTGCATATGATGTTTACAGCAAAGTTAACAGCGACAGGGGAATAGATATGTTTAATATATATTTAGGAACTTCAAAGGAAAATGTAAATAAATCTATTAATATAATAAATGAAACCATTGAGACCATTAAAAGTTCCGCATATACATTTAATAATGGAATTATTTCAGATTTATATAAGAATATGCAGCTTAGAATGGCATTAAGACTGGAAAATGGAGTTCAGTTAAGCAAGGATTTAGTTTGCAATGAATTAATGTATGGAAATGCTGAAAATGTATATACACAGGTAAAAAATAATGATGATATAGATTGGGAACAAATATGGAAGGTAATTAACAAGGTGCTTAATGAACCAACAGTGCAGATAGTTACTCCATAA
- a CDS encoding APC family permease has translation METKLEKILIGKALKTEDLKHEKFNVFWGLPILSSDAISSVAYAGEEILWVLIPVIGIMSYKYMLYAALSIVFLLFLLVFSYRQTIDCYPHGGGSYIVAKDNLGDVFGLIAASSLSIDYILTVAVSSTAGTAAITSAIPELFKYKVLITVGIIIFMTIGNLRGLKDSSKMFGIPTYLFVISILAMIITGIVKVYVFGYTPKPIYKIPDAVGDITLLLFLKAFASGCTALTGIEAVSDGIPNFKEPSQKNAKIVLGLLATLVLLVFGGLSFLATLYHAVPKTDSTVISQIAMQVYGNSAMYYIVQFTTAIILILAANTAFADLPLLLSIIAKDGFAPRQFTKRGKRLSFSNGIILLGLFASLLVIFFKGDTHLLMPLYAVGVFISFTLSQTGMFTRWIRKKEKGWKHKAFINGMGAIVTFCTVILIGYTKFFHGAWIVCLLIPIMVLIMFRIKRHYNIVADQLRLPLDEKPKAVDHSVQKHYVIVPIDTLNKAFLKSLNYARSISDNIIVFHVSVDDECTEKLVKKWNDYNVGIPMVIKKSPYRSILGPLIKFIESEEYEAGSNDIITVVMPQFVVTKWWHYILHNQTSIFIKSMLLKRRNIAMVTIPYLFNE, from the coding sequence ATGGAAACAAAACTAGAAAAAATTCTTATTGGAAAAGCATTAAAAACAGAGGACTTAAAACATGAAAAATTCAATGTTTTCTGGGGACTTCCCATATTGTCCAGTGATGCTATTTCCTCAGTTGCTTATGCAGGTGAAGAGATACTTTGGGTACTTATACCTGTTATTGGAATTATGTCATATAAGTACATGCTTTATGCAGCACTAAGCATTGTTTTTTTGCTTTTTTTGCTGGTGTTTTCTTATAGACAGACTATCGACTGCTATCCTCATGGAGGAGGCTCTTACATTGTAGCAAAGGATAATCTTGGAGATGTATTTGGACTAATAGCAGCATCCTCATTATCAATAGATTATATTTTAACCGTTGCAGTTAGCTCCACGGCTGGTACTGCTGCTATAACTTCTGCCATTCCGGAATTATTTAAATACAAGGTTTTAATTACGGTAGGAATTATTATATTCATGACAATAGGAAACTTAAGGGGATTAAAGGATTCATCAAAAATGTTTGGTATCCCCACATATTTATTTGTAATATCAATTTTGGCTATGATAATTACAGGTATTGTTAAGGTATATGTATTTGGATACACTCCAAAGCCGATTTATAAGATTCCTGATGCAGTAGGCGATATAACTTTATTGCTGTTCCTTAAGGCATTTGCTTCAGGATGTACAGCTTTAACTGGAATAGAAGCAGTAAGCGATGGAATTCCAAACTTTAAGGAACCTTCACAAAAGAATGCAAAGATTGTCTTGGGACTGCTGGCCACTTTAGTTTTATTGGTATTTGGTGGATTATCATTCCTTGCAACTTTGTACCATGCTGTGCCTAAAACAGATTCCACAGTAATTTCTCAAATAGCAATGCAGGTTTATGGAAACAGCGCAATGTACTATATAGTTCAGTTTACTACAGCAATTATATTAATTTTGGCAGCTAATACAGCTTTCGCAGATCTTCCTTTGTTACTGTCAATAATTGCCAAAGACGGATTTGCTCCAAGACAGTTTACTAAAAGGGGAAAGAGATTAAGTTTTTCAAATGGAATTATACTATTAGGATTATTTGCCTCCCTGCTTGTTATATTTTTTAAAGGGGACACTCATTTATTAATGCCATTATATGCAGTTGGAGTTTTCATTTCCTTTACCCTTTCTCAAACAGGAATGTTTACAAGATGGATAAGAAAAAAAGAAAAGGGATGGAAACACAAAGCATTTATCAATGGTATGGGAGCAATTGTAACCTTCTGCACTGTAATACTCATTGGATATACAAAATTCTTCCACGGAGCATGGATTGTATGTCTGCTTATTCCAATAATGGTTTTAATAATGTTCCGTATAAAGAGACATTACAACATTGTTGCAGATCAGCTGAGACTTCCTTTGGATGAAAAGCCAAAGGCAGTAGACCATAGTGTTCAAAAGCATTATGTAATTGTTCCAATAGATACATTAAATAAAGCTTTCTTAAAATCTTTAAATTATGCCAGATCAATATCAGATAATATAATAGTATTTCATGTTTCCGTGGACGATGAGTGTACAGAAAAGTTAGTTAAAAAGTGGAATGACTACAATGTTGGAATTCCAATGGTTATTAAAAAATCCCCTTATAGAAGCATTTTAGGACCGCTGATTAAATTTATCGAATCTGAAGAATATGAAGCTGGCAGCAATGATATCATCACAGTAGTAATGCCTCAGTTCGTTGTAACAAAATGGTGGCACTATATACTTCACAACCAGACCTCAATATTTATTAAAAGCATGCTGCTAAAGAGAAGAAATATAGCCATGGTAACAATACCATACTTATTTAATGAATAA
- the recJ gene encoding single-stranded-DNA-specific exonuclease RecJ — MYEKYNINPMLCKIIANRDIKDDEMIKSYLEPTFDKLHNADDMKDMTKVKAILKEKIKSGKKIRISSDFDVDGIISVFVLLTGLKKLGAHVDYEIPDRINDGYGINRRIIKEAYDDGVDTILTCDNGIAAIDEVDYANELGINIIITDHHDIPYIEDENGNKKTVMPKAYAILNPKQKDCHYKFKKLCGAGVAYKLIESLYEEFNIDKKYCYELMEFVAIATVCDVVDLTDENRVFVKNGLEMINKTTNIGLKSLIEASGLSGKKITAYHLGFVIGPCLNATGRLETAKMGLKLLMEKDLKTAQKMAVKIVELNNSRKAMTLEGTERAVSIIENSGIKNDKVLVVYLENIHESLAGIIAGRIKERYNKPTIVLTNAKDIVKGSARSIEGYNIFEELSKCKKLFLRFGGHPMAAGVTLLPENVDILRKQLNSNCCLTSDDLLKKIIIDMSLPIEKVDFNLIESLQILEPFGTGNNKPVFAIKNVRIRKAIILGQENNVLKLKLNLKNTPRTMDGIWFNGVETFEELIKTKYDEECLNGLYDGSSQAAVDLIFYPSINEWNGNKTIQIIINSMR, encoded by the coding sequence ATGTATGAAAAATATAATATAAATCCAATGCTTTGCAAAATAATAGCAAACAGGGATATAAAAGATGATGAAATGATAAAGAGTTACTTAGAGCCAACTTTTGATAAGCTTCATAATGCTGATGATATGAAGGATATGACTAAAGTTAAGGCAATTTTAAAAGAAAAAATAAAATCAGGGAAAAAAATCAGGATTTCTTCAGATTTTGATGTAGATGGAATAATAAGCGTATTTGTGTTATTAACTGGTTTAAAAAAGCTAGGGGCTCATGTGGATTATGAAATACCAGATAGAATAAATGATGGATATGGCATTAACAGAAGAATAATAAAAGAAGCTTATGATGATGGAGTTGATACAATATTAACCTGTGATAATGGAATTGCAGCTATTGATGAGGTAGACTACGCTAATGAGCTTGGCATAAATATTATAATAACAGATCACCATGATATCCCTTATATTGAAGATGAAAATGGCAATAAAAAAACTGTAATGCCTAAGGCATATGCTATATTAAATCCAAAGCAGAAGGACTGCCATTATAAATTTAAAAAGCTGTGTGGTGCAGGGGTAGCCTATAAATTAATAGAATCATTATATGAAGAATTTAATATTGATAAGAAATACTGCTATGAATTAATGGAATTTGTAGCTATTGCAACAGTATGCGATGTAGTGGATTTAACTGATGAAAACAGAGTTTTTGTTAAAAATGGTCTTGAAATGATCAATAAAACAACAAATATAGGATTAAAGAGTTTAATTGAAGCTTCAGGTCTTTCAGGTAAAAAAATAACTGCATATCATCTGGGTTTCGTCATAGGACCATGTTTGAATGCCACAGGCAGACTTGAAACCGCTAAAATGGGATTAAAATTGTTAATGGAAAAGGATTTAAAAACTGCACAAAAAATGGCAGTGAAAATAGTTGAATTAAATAATAGCAGAAAAGCCATGACTTTAGAAGGAACAGAAAGAGCAGTAAGTATAATAGAAAATTCAGGCATAAAAAATGACAAAGTCCTTGTAGTATATTTAGAAAATATCCATGAAAGTTTAGCAGGAATAATAGCTGGCAGGATAAAAGAACGATATAATAAACCCACAATTGTTTTAACTAATGCAAAGGACATTGTTAAGGGCTCAGCAAGGAGTATAGAAGGCTATAACATTTTTGAGGAGTTATCAAAGTGTAAAAAACTGTTTTTAAGATTTGGAGGGCATCCAATGGCAGCAGGAGTAACACTATTACCTGAAAATGTGGATATTCTGAGGAAACAATTGAATTCTAACTGTTGTCTTACATCAGATGATTTATTAAAAAAAATAATAATAGATATGTCACTGCCTATTGAAAAAGTGGATTTCAATCTCATTGAAAGCTTACAGATACTAGAACCCTTTGGAACTGGGAACAATAAGCCTGTGTTTGCAATTAAAAATGTGAGAATAAGAAAAGCTATTATTTTAGGACAGGAAAATAATGTGTTAAAATTAAAGCTTAATTTAAAAAATACTCCTAGAACCATGGATGGCATATGGTTTAATGGAGTGGAAACTTTTGAGGAATTAATTAAGACTAAATATGACGAAGAATGTCTAAATGGATTATATGATGGATCTTCTCAGGCAGCTGTGGATTTGATTTTTTATCCAAGTATAAATGAATGGAATGGAAATAAAACAATTCAAATTATAATTAATAGTATGAGATAA
- a CDS encoding alpha/beta-type small acid-soluble spore protein, which translates to MANRSNRKLVPDAKKGLDQFKMETARSLNVPLTDGYNGDLTSRENGSVGGEMVKKMVEQYERQITSK; encoded by the coding sequence ATGGCAAACAGAAGTAATAGAAAATTAGTACCAGATGCAAAGAAAGGTTTAGATCAATTTAAAATGGAGACAGCTAGATCATTAAACGTTCCATTAACTGATGGTTACAATGGAGACCTTACTTCAAGAGAAAATGGTTCAGTTGGTGGCGAAATGGTTAAGAAAATGGTTGAGCAGTATGAAAGACAAATAACTTCAAAATAG
- a CDS encoding undecaprenyldiphospho-muramoylpentapeptide beta-N-acetylglucosaminyltransferase: protein MKKIILTGGGSAGHVTPNLALVPELKGLGYDIQYIGTSDGIERKIIENENIKYHIISSGKLRRYFDLKNFTDPFKVLKGIWQAKKIIKKEKPSIVFSKGGFVSVPVVIGAYLNKVPVIAHESDITPGLANKICIPYCTKVCVTFPESINHIGGGKAVLTGTPIRKEIKQGSRLLGLKICGFENNKPVLLIIGGSLGSKFINETIREQLEILLKDYNIIHICGKGNIDNKLLNVKGYKQFEFVSEELPHIMNAADVVISRAGANVIFELLYLNKPNLLIPLSRKSSRGDQILNARSFEKSGYSMVIEEEHINGKILVEMLNKLYKDKEDYIKNMKNSKIGSGVENIIKIIQQYSLN, encoded by the coding sequence TTGAAAAAAATAATTCTCACTGGCGGAGGTTCAGCTGGACATGTTACTCCAAATTTAGCATTAGTTCCAGAACTAAAAGGATTAGGATATGATATACAATACATAGGAACCTCAGATGGCATAGAAAGAAAAATAATTGAAAACGAAAATATAAAATATCATATAATCAGCAGCGGAAAACTGAGAAGGTACTTTGATTTAAAAAATTTTACAGATCCATTTAAGGTGCTAAAGGGAATATGGCAGGCAAAGAAAATTATAAAAAAAGAAAAACCTTCCATTGTGTTTTCAAAAGGGGGATTTGTATCAGTACCTGTGGTTATAGGAGCATATTTAAATAAGGTGCCCGTAATAGCACATGAATCAGATATTACTCCAGGGCTTGCAAATAAAATATGTATACCATACTGTACAAAGGTTTGTGTAACATTTCCTGAATCCATTAATCATATTGGCGGAGGCAAAGCTGTTTTAACAGGTACACCAATACGAAAAGAAATAAAACAGGGAAGCAGATTATTAGGACTTAAAATATGCGGATTTGAGAATAATAAACCTGTACTCCTTATAATAGGAGGAAGCCTGGGGTCAAAATTCATTAATGAAACCATAAGAGAGCAGCTTGAAATACTATTAAAAGATTATAATATAATACATATATGCGGAAAAGGGAATATAGATAATAAATTATTAAATGTAAAGGGATATAAGCAGTTTGAATTTGTTTCAGAGGAACTTCCTCATATTATGAATGCTGCAGATGTAGTTATTTCAAGAGCTGGTGCAAATGTAATATTTGAGCTATTGTATTTAAATAAACCAAACTTGTTAATTCCTCTATCCAGAAAATCCAGCAGGGGGGATCAGATATTAAATGCAAGATCTTTTGAAAAAAGCGGATACAGCATGGTTATTGAGGAAGAGCATATAAATGGGAAAATATTAGTTGAAATGCTTAACAAACTTTATAAGGATAAGGAAGATTACATTAAAAATATGAAAAACAGCAAAATAGGCAGTGGAGTTGAAAATATCATAAAAATTATTCAGCAGTATTCTTTAAATTGA